Proteins encoded together in one Camelus dromedarius isolate mCamDro1 chromosome 11, mCamDro1.pat, whole genome shotgun sequence window:
- the LALBA gene encoding alpha-lactalbumin, with product MMSLVSLLLVGILFPTIQAKQFTKCKLSDELKDMNGHGGITLAEWICIIFHMSGYDTETVVSNNGNREYGLFQINNKIWCRDNENLQSRNICDISCDKFLDDDLTDDKMCAKKILDKEGIDYWLAHKPLCSEKLEQWQCEKW from the exons ATGATGTCCTTGGTCTCTCTGCTCCTGGTGGGCATCCTGTTCCCTACCATCCAGGCCAAACAATTTACAAAATGTAAGCTGTCCGACGAGCTGAAAGACATGAATGGCCACGGAGGCATCACTCTGGCTGAAT GGATCTGTATCATATTTCACATGAGCGGTTATGACACAGAAACTGTAGTTTCTAACAATGGCAACAGAGAATATGGACTCTTCCAGATCAACAATAAAATTTGGTGCAGAGACAATGAGAACCTTCAGTCAAGGAACATCTGCGACATCTCCTGTGACA AGTTCCTGGATGATGACCTCACTGACGACAAAATGTGTGCCAAGAAGATCCTGGATAAGGAAGGAATTGACTACTG GTTGGCCCATAAACCACTCTGTTCTGAGAAGCTGGAGCAGTGGCAATGTGAGAAGTGGTGA